Proteins encoded in a region of the Vitis riparia cultivar Riparia Gloire de Montpellier isolate 1030 chromosome 7, EGFV_Vit.rip_1.0, whole genome shotgun sequence genome:
- the LOC117917533 gene encoding transcription factor SPATULA, which yields MADQYTKPCSSSPVPPSSASEPDEISLFLHQILFRSSSSSSTTSLHNAKLMPSEFLSENPLRQCRSPLISGSDRLVLDGMNSSTGVYFPVSAGTASSSAGGFDNELDEYDCESEEGLEALVEDVATKAAPLRSSSKRSRAAEVHNLSEKRRRSRINEKMKALQNLIPNSNKTDKASMLDEAIEYLKQLQLQVQMLSMRNGLSLHPMCLPGVLPPVQLSQMRIGIGEENGSLHMDMTGTLPVNQETMEYRLANQGTSSSHPSVPNLTEIMNSETSFGLESSIQAHLGPFQLQTSSADICREDVLPHQQLNISCAGTNSLVSLPYDAQASGVKDSNTLESCIQRRDLSEGMLLKNIEHNQVPFPQLNGMHTGRSVPNDDMKTDRLDF from the exons ATGGCGGATCAGTACACCAAGCCTTGCTCTTCTTCTCCTGTGCCACCGTCATCCGCTTCGGAACCGGACGAAATATCTCTCTTTCTCCACCAGATTCTTTTCCGgtcgtcgtcgtcgtcgtcaACCACATCGCTTCACAATGCCAAACTTATGCCGAGCGAGTTTCTGTCGGAGAATCCTCTCAGACAGTGTCGATCCCCTCTTATTTCCGGCTCGGATCGCCTCGTTCTGGACGGAATGAACTCCTCCACCGGCGTTTATTTTCCCGTGAGTGCCGGAACTGCGTCTTCGTCGGCTGGAGGCTTCGACAATGAATTGGACGAGTACGACTGCGAGAGTGAG GAAGGTCTTGAAGCATTGGTGGAAGATGTGGCGACAAAGGCAGCTCCTCTGCGAAGTTCGTCGAAGAGAAGCAGGGCTGCCGAGGTCCATAATTTGTCTGAAAAG AGGAGGAGGAGTAGGATTAACGAGAAAATGAAAGCGTTGCAGAATCTAATTCCAAATTCTAACAAG ACAGACAAGGCTTCCATGCTTGATGAGGCCATCGAATACCTCAAGCAGCTTCAGCTTCAAGTACAG ATGTTATCAATGAGAAATGGGTTAAGTTTGCATCCTATGTGTCTACCTGGAGTACTGCCGCCTGTCCAACTTTCCCAGATGAGAATAGGCATTGGAGAGGAAAATGGATCCCTGCATATGGACATGACTGGCACACTTCCTGTGAACCAAGAAACCATGGAATACAGGCTAGCCAACCAAGGCACCTCCTCAAGTCATCCATCGGTGCCCAACTTGACAGAAATAATGAATTCAGAAACTTCATTTGGATTGGAATCATCAATCCAGGCTCACCTTGGACCTTTTCAGCTCCAAACATCCTCTGCG GATATCTGCAGGGAAGACGTGTTGCCTCATCAGCAGTTAAACATAAGTTGTGCAGGAACAAATTCATTAG TGTCACTACCCTATGATGCACAAGCTTCTGGTGTGAAAGACAGCAACACTCTGGAATCGTGCATCCAAAGAAGAGATCTGTCTGAAGGCATGCTCCTAAAGAACATTGAGCACAACCAAGTTCCTTTTCCCCAATTGAATGG CATGCATACAGGTAGAAGTGTTCCCAATGATGACATGAAGACAGATAGGCTTGATTTTTGA